DNA from Coffea arabica cultivar ET-39 chromosome 10c, Coffea Arabica ET-39 HiFi, whole genome shotgun sequence:
ggaaaagtggggctaagtcacgcaactagctttggctagggtaagagagtgccttaggctttgcctttgccttctcccgtatcaaatgtgacccccgatcattttctttggttacgtagatctaaaattctttaaaaagggtttgtttacttttctttccaaaaataaaaatcattttttgggtgacttggtacaccctaactctataccaagtggcgactccattttccattcaaaaaaccctttttgaactttatttggccaaaccgtcgcatttcacaatcccacggccttttatttttacTCTCACACAtatatcccacacactacttcACACCTTCAAAACGTGGGGCGCaacagcttggcgactccactggggatttccTAAATGGGTCTGAGCATTTGATCtagccattcttttccgttttctaccctttttatgcatagcatttggatattagggttgcatttttcatttttagaaccttttgcctcgcgcgcataTCAAACTACctcctcactcacgtatgtatgatttggttgtttggatgtatgttttagttgtcttatctcgcgctttgcattgcatttgggtgggggacatcaccttagagtctcgcgttggttttcgatccctcccctccaaacgagcactagcatacgtgcatatgctttatttttatccctcatttatttttcttttagtggcttgtcacgccactccaccctattaggattaggtgacctacttggacatgtgatcgtgacacgacgtgtgcgtagcatgattcgaggggtcactcaatcttccgctttaaattttgggttgatagcctttagtttttagtcgaaggttgaggattatTTTTAGATTCACCCAGatatgtagccgtgacacgacgtgtgcgtagcaatgtctggggaatcgctcgagccaccgacaaggaaccttgggagtgatgacctttggtttccaagtctgaaggctcggggacctaagtttatcgagtctagatgcattagtgaacctcaacctcatgcatccatattagaattgcttaggatagagtcgaccttatcctAAATTAggaacactattcacgaggggaggggtcctacccctttttccttatttatctttgttgctttttatattatctaaattgtccaacgtgttatgtgattatgtgttgaactaactttccttgtctcttgtcttttgcattcacaaatgttaggaaataagaagtctggcatgatcctcttttaggacctacccttatcaataggttattgcacgtttaaaaattctggtatatttataaattaatggcatatcattttaggcctaccctgacATACAAAGGGTCCCTTTAGGTCATAatataattgcatgttttatcactttaataaactggcatcatgcataaactctagaagggaatgccatttagggatcctgtgttaggaataaaccacttcgtgtctcggatacttaatccaaagagacttgcacgtttacattttgtaccatccaaaggggtagtgcacaaggtaaggtaggatccgatcttttcgaAAATGGTAAAGTAATTTTTGCACATTGGAATacgagcgtctaataatcacttttggccattttgtcaacattggtaaaaatcccttgcgtaaaggacattaattcgaagaacttcacaaataattcctcactattgagatgataaatgaattgaggccaaaatttgatattagaaggctcatagattaatgcatcgcaataaatttttgaaaattaccaATGGGTGGACaattcaacccatttttgaatttccatcaattcatttgaccaatctggtcatttttgaataaataatcaaatttcatttaatacatttgaccattttaccctttttaaggtaatctggtcgatttttgaataaatcatcaatttcagcCTTTTCATTTGacttgtttatttctttttagggtttaaatctaaggttcattgaataaattagtcgagacattgcaatcctttcaaaaGCAGGCTCTTTTGCACATCATGCGTCAATCAAAGTAAGTAATCCATTTGGAACGTAGtcctcatttttagggcaaatgTCTCTTCACTCcgattgaccaaatttttcaaatcattttttttcactcaatcagttgatcggattcatcaaggtatggtatagtgcctacctcagaggattgcattctcatgttaggcctacccttggcactaAAAGGGtcccccaataggacatgcatccaaaTTACTTTAATTATTACTAACtcctgtctttttcttttcctttttcttttttgacaaCAGTCAATCAAGAAGGGCATCTAATAGGGGTTTTCCTACGTTCTCAGGTAGTAATTACAAATATTGCTACATGAAGAAGCCCCATTATTACCCGATCACATAGCCGAGCTTCAAGAgatagtgtaaacatgagtacccaTCCCGAATCATCTGATAGGCCTGCAACAACATCAGCGACTAACTTAGCAAATCTGGGAGCTCAACTGAGCGAAGTTCTAAACCGATTTAATGAACTAAGCATTGAAATGATGGCCCAACGGCGCGTGATCGACCAATTGGTCACTGGGGGTGCTAGCGGTGAGCAACAACACGAACCCTTACCCCCCGGCCAATCTGAACCAATACTCTTACCTTATACTCAAGCCTCTGTTACTTCACAAGTCATAAACCCATCGGAGGAAGCTTTTACTTATCCCACTCATGGCCCACAACCTACTTATGTACCTCACATCCAAATTAACCCTTCTCATGCCCAAATCCCCCAGAATTATCCGCCAATCACTATGAGCATGCCATTTGAACCTCAAGGACCACATTATTACTCCACCGCTGAGCCATTCACCTTAGATACCGCCGCCCAAGGGAAGGCTGAAGCTGGGGAATCATCCGCACCGGTTGATAAGAATTTGCTAAAAAGATTGGATAAGTTTGAGGAGTTCATAAGGAAAAATCAAGGTCTGAGCAAACAAGGAAGTCTAGACTACAACGATCTGTGCCTATTTCCGGATATGCAATTGCCAATGGGTTTCAAAGCGCCCAAATTTAGCAAGTACGATGGAACTGGCAATCCCAAAACACACCTTCGGATGTTCGCAAACAAACTTGGAAAGCCGATAGATGATGAGAATTTACCTGTACGTTTATTTCCCGAGAGCCTAGAAGGCGACGCGTTGgattggtattccaatttgaagcCTGAGGATATGAGATCTTGGATGGATTTGTCAACTGCTTTTATGAGGCAGTACAAATACAATTGCGAGCTTGCTCCAACGAGGGCCACACTTGAGGGGACTAAAAGAAAACCatctgaggaccacaagacgtacgcgaagagatggaggaaattggCCGCCAAGGTGGAGCCTCCTATGACTGAAAACGAGATTGTTCGCACGTTCATCAAAGCTCATGACCCGCCTTACTTTGAGAAGATTTTTCGAATGACCGGGTGTTCCTTTGCCGAAATTgtcaataaattggaagaatttGATGAGTTTGTGAAGGCCGGAAAAATTGTTAGTGTGTCAACATTGAAGATGCAACTAGAGACTCTGCAAGGCCAGAATGACAGTGGGAAAAAATCCCAATCTaagggaaaagaagaggaaactgcttttgttggGGATCAGGGCCCCTCGGCCAGACCTAGATTTTCAAACCGCCTTGCTTATTCATCACCCTATCCATACTACCCAAACTCCCGTCCTATCCACCATACTACCATTAACCATTCTCGACCTCGACCAAATTATCCAA
Protein-coding regions in this window:
- the LOC140015973 gene encoding uncharacterized protein codes for the protein MSTHPESSDRPATTSATNLANLGAQLSEVLNRFNELSIEMMAQRRVIDQLVTGGASGEQQHEPLPPGQSEPILLPYTQASVTSQVINPSEEAFTYPTHGPQPTYVPHIQINPSHAQIPQNYPPITMSMPFEPQGPHYYSTAEPFTLDTAAQGKAEAGESSAPVDKNLLKRLDKFEEFIRKNQGLSKQGSLDYNDLCLFPDMQLPMGFKAPKFSKYDGTGNPKTHLRMFANKLGKPIDDENLPVRLFPESLEGDALDWYSNLKPEDMRSWMDLSTAFMRQYKYNCELAPTRATLEGTKRKPSEDHKTYAKRWRKLAAKVEPPMTENEIVRTFIKAHDPPYFEKIFRMTGCSFAEIVNKLEEFDEFVKAGKIVSVSTLKMQLETLQGQNDSGKKSQSKGKEEETAFVGDQGPSARPRFSNRLAYSSPYPYYPNSRPIHHTTINHSRPRPNYPNVLTPPFQNPQPNLQTRPRPSFNPRPIPPPSPNYYYQQTSDTQNSTSHRTFTNLSRPVDQLYEQLKAVGKIGVIPPKIYSKRFPSDYDPQAVCAYHSGAPEHSTNDCRALKHEIQDMIEFGEIKFDGSDLTNVNLNFKMKGVGEETFKNVSKKPEWSKRSSSRIRIEIRNKKQLNTVHHGQYDRKDWSMITLKGSNQDHSDEKAKH